A section of the Pochonia chlamydosporia 170 chromosome 2, whole genome shotgun sequence genome encodes:
- a CDS encoding cystathionine beta-lyase/cystathionine gamma-synthase (similar to Trichoderma reesei QM6a XP_006968492.1), giving the protein MVVLKTQSEWGHAPPPQTPYSIISNLPGWDMLKGVRDGDMSPLARVVHIYPRLSPTHFARTLAGGVAQAVGHEGKGCMIYLDPIMWKYTAGHVSHALRKDALISPDKLTFKVVDVGGHRLYAVLFEPQYTKSLMLSWGTPGIGISIRGAEQLVEKMDTMVEVPFENQDSPPAPTWTPEGPAHEALKERIVGFLRHGAIDLDKVKCQTKDVFLYPTGMAAVFCAKNLLQEYRPGLVNVELGIVFHNTHELLHEESPGGWKHVPKVDKEAIDGLEEWLEKQKSEGGGATFVIVEFPGNPTLDTPDLPRLMKLSEKYGFVFIVDDTLGSFSNVDVLAQCDMLLTSLTKSFSGKSDVLGGSIVLNPLSPHYAQLSKRFTESHRNQLFAVDAGVLLSNSDDYYERSVRLNANGKAIADFLHKSIGQPDSPVVNVQYPSLLPSKPNYDAFMRRSTPEVPSPGYGCLLTVEFDSVETTKAFYERCGFYPSPHLGGHVTIMLAYNMFMFGKDKDEAAALRPCGIKEESIRISAGLEDAKDLLDTLQDALDAAIEVKKARKEN; this is encoded by the exons ATGGTTGTTCTCAAGACACAATCGGAATGGGGCCATGCACCACCTCCCCAAACGCCATACAGCATCATTAGCAATCTACCTGGATGGGACATGTTGAAGGGCGTTCGTGATGGTGACATGAGCCCGCTGGCCAGAGTCGTGCATATTTATCCTCGACTCTCACCAACTCATTTTGCACGCACC CTTGCCGGAGGAGTCGCCCAGGCAGTTGGGCATGAAGGCAAAGGCTGCATGATATATCTTGACCCCATCATGTGGAAGTACACCGCCGGCCATGTATCCCACGCACTGCGCAAGGATGCCCTCATTTCACCCGACAAGTTAACCTTCAAggtagttgatgttggtggtcACCGCCTCTACGCCGTCCTCTTTGAGCCGCAGTATACGAAATCCCTGATGCTGAGCTGGGGTACGCCTGGCATCGGCATTTCCATCCGTGGCGCAGAGCAACTCGTAGAAAAGATGGACACCATGGTTGAAGTGCCATTTGAGAATCAGGATTCCCCTCCCGCGCCGACCTGGACGCCAGAGGGTCCTGCTCATGAAGCTCTTAAAGAGCGAATTGTGGGATTTCTTCGACACGGCGCAATTGACCTCGACAAGGTGAAGTGCCAAACCAAGGATGTTTTTCTGTACCCAACAGGCATGGCGGCTGTCTTTTGTGCAAAGAACTTGCTGCAGGAATATCGCCCGGGCTTAGTTAACGTTGAGTTGGGCATTGTCTTCCACAACACGCACGAGCTGCTGCATGAGGAAAGTCCCGGGGGGTGGAAGCACGTTCCCAAGGTTGACAAGGAAGCAATCGACGGCTTGGAGGAATGGcttgagaagcaaaagagCGAGGGAGGAGGCGCAACGTTTGTCATTGTTGAGTTTCCGGGAAATCCGACTCTTGATACCCCCGATTTGCCCCGTCTGATGAAGCTT TCTGAAAAATAcggcttcgtcttcatcgttGATGATACCCTCGGATCATTCAGCAACGTCGACGTCCTCGCCCAGTGCGATATGCTTCTCACCTCTCTCACCAAATCCTTCAGCGGAAAGTCAGACGTCCTCGGTGGTTCTATCGTGTTGAACCCCCTTTCTCCCCATTACGCCCAGCTATCCAAGCGATTTACTGAGTCTCACCGCAACCAACTCTTCGCTGTCGATGCCGGTGTTCTTCTGTCCAACTCCGACGACTACTATGAGCGCAGTGTTCGCCtcaatgccaatggcaaggctATTGCCGATTTCCTGCATAAGAGCATTGGCCAGCCTGATTCACCTGTTGTTAACGTCCAATACCCAAGTCTGTTGCCAAGCAAGCCCAACTACGATGCCTTCATGAGACGCAGCACACCCGAGGTTCCTAGTCCAGGATATGGATGCCTCCTGACTGTCGAGTTTGACAGCGTAGAGACAACCAAGGCTTTTTATGAGCGCTGTGGCTTTTACCCGTCTCCCcatcttggcggccatgttACCATCATGCTTGCGTATAATATGTTCATGTTtggcaaggacaaggacgaAGCTGCGGCACTTCGACCGTgtggcatcaaggaggagAGTATTCGGATATCAGCAGGGTTGGAAGATGCGAAGGATTTGCTGGATACGCTTCAGGATGCGTTGGATGCGGCGATAGAGGTGAAGAAGGCAAGAAAGGAGAACTAG
- a CDS encoding cytochrome P450 (similar to Talaromyces stipitatus ATCC 10500 XP_002480045.1) translates to MTLSVVGLFAVLLIVYLIISVGRRDSKLPPGSWTKETVLNAYADHLGPPTLPIIGNLFAEWAKEYGEIFSLKLGPATSIVLTSPRLVKQLVDKKSSIYSHRPDSYVGYDIISQGDHLLLMQYSDQWRTCRKLVHQFFMESMVLKTHLAVVDAEAVQLVRDLIVQPQDHMAHPKRFSNMYGSRTPDINTTHMKKLYALMEIWSKVMEPGNAPPVDVFPFLKYLPEKLFGNWRSRAQNVSKEMNSLYDEWLNRVVDRRSTLGSRNCFLDRVLDQEDSGKLSLNRHAVYFLCGTLMEGGSDTTSSIIVAFIHAMTKWPSVMKKAQAEIDAVIGEDRSPTWEDYAQLPYVAACVKETMRWRPVVPLGFAHLVSEDDTIDGMTIPKGSQIFVNAFGMQHDSQRFPDPDTFNPDRYAGVTQLASELANGDWEKRDHYGYGSGRRLCPGIHLAERSLFLAFAKILWALNIGPGVDSANEVIKPDVSNETAYSSGFLVCAEKYPCRITPRSQTRKETIVREFDKATREVFVEFSNVKV, encoded by the exons ATGACACTAAGCGTTGTTGGATTATTCGCAGTACTGCTGATTGTATATCTCATCATATCAGTGGGAAGACGAGACTCCAAACTCCCACCAGGTTCGTGGACCAAAGAAACTGTATTGAATGCGTATGCTGACCATCTAGGGCCACCAACACTCCCCATTATTGGAAACTT ATTCGCAGAATGGGCAAAGGAATATGGCGAGATTTTCTCCCTCAAACTCGGCCCCGCGACCAGCATCGTCCTCACATCACCACGCCTCGTCAAGCAACTTGTAGATAAGAAGTCAAGCATATACAGTCACCGACCTGACTCTTACGTCGGTTACGACATCATATCACAGGGAGACCATCTACTGCTTATGCAATACTCGGACCAATGGCGAACATGTCGCAAGCTAGTCCATCAGTTCTTCATGGAGAGCATGGTCCTCAAGACCCATCTCGCTGTTGTGGATGCAGAAGCTGTCCAGCTGGTGAGAGACCTGATTGTTCAACCCCAAGACCATATGGCACATCCAAAAAGAttcagcaaca TGTATGGATCGAGAACACCCGATATCAACACCACGCACATGAAGAAGCTCTACGCCCTGATGGAGATCTGGTCCAAGGTGATGGAACCTGGAAACGCTCCGCCCGTAGACGTCTTCCCCTTCCTCAAGTATCTCCCCGAGAAACTGTTCGGAAACTGGCGTTCTCGCGCTCAAAACGTGAGCAAGGAAATGAACAGCTTGTATGACGAATGGCTCAACCGTGTAGTGGACAGACGCTCAACACTAGGTTCACGAAATTGTTTCCTTGACCGCGTTCTCGACCAAGAAGACAGTGGAAAGCTCTCCCTGAATCGACATGCAGTGTACTTTCTGTGTGGTACACTCATGGAAGGCGGTTCAGACACTACGAGCTCAATCATCGTTGCCTTTATCCACGCCATGACAAAATGGCCGAGCGTGATGAAGAAAGCTCAAGCGGAGATTGATGCCGTCATAGGTGAGGATAGATCACCAACGTGGGAGGACTACGCACAGCTTCCATATGTCGCGGCTTGCGTCAAAGAAACTATGCGCTGGCGTCCAGTCGTGCCTCTCGGGTTTGCACATCTCGTCAGCGAGGACGACACAATCGATGGTATGACGATCCCCAAGGGCAGTCAGATCTTCGTCAATGCCTTTGGGATGCAGCATGATTCACAGCGGTTCCCTGACCCAGATACATTCAATCCAGATCGCTATGCTGGTGTTACGCAGCTTGCGTCCGAACTCGCGAATGGCGACTGGGAGAAGCGCGATCATTATGGCTATGGAAGCGGGAGGAGATTATGCCCGGGTATTCATTTGGCGGAACGGAGCTTGTTCCTTGCTTTTGCAAAGATACTCTGGGCGTTGAATATCGGGCCTGGTGTTGACTCGGCGAATGAGGTTATAAAGCCGGATGTTAGCAACGAAACAGCGTATAGTTCTGGGTTCTTGGTATGTGCTGAGAAGTATCCTTGCAGAATCACCCCCAGATCTCAGACTCGTAAGGAGACTATCGTCAgggagtttgacaaggctACGAGAGAGGTGTTTGTAGAGTTTAGCAATGTCAAGGTTTGA